The Spirochaetota bacterium genomic interval TTGCAATATAAAAAATTTACTATTCATTAATAGCTGTAAACGTAATATGATGCATAAATAAAACGGTGGACAAATCTCCATTACAATAATTTTTAAAAACCTTATATTGACATATAAAAATAATTGTGGTATATTGTAACAATTAATATAGTATATGTGAGATAGTTATGGTAACCAGTACACAGCATAAATTGGTTTTTTATGGGAACAAAACACTGCGATCAGTTGCACAGGAGATAACGCAGGTTACTCAAGAAATACGCGATTTAACCGATGAGATGTTTGCAATCATGCATAAGGAACAGGGCATTGGACTGGCTGCCCCTCAGATTGATGTTCCCTTACAGCTACTGGTGATTGATATACGTTCAAATAAAGGGCCAATGATGGCACTCATAAATCCCAGGATTACCGCATTTTCCGATGAAACGGGTGGTTATGAAGAAGGATGTTTGTCACTACCGGGTATTACAGCGGACATCATACGACCTGTTTCAATTCAGGTTGAAGGCATAGCCATCAATGAAAAACCAGTAAAATTTGAAGCATCAGGCCTGCTGGCGCGGGTATTACAACATGAGATAGACCATTTAAATGGCAAACTATTTATAGATTACTTAGAAGATTATAAACGCAAAGAATTGAGTTCGCAGTTGAAAAAGATAAAAAAACTTAACAGGGAATAATGAAGATTGGCTTTTTTGGAACTCCTGAAATTGCTTCTTTTTGTTTAGAACATCTTATACAATATTATGAGATAGCTTTTGTTGTTACCTCCCCTGATAAACCAAAAGGTCGTGGCAAACATCTGTTACCTCCTCCCGTAAAGGAAAAAGCCCTTAAATATGGAATTGTTTGTTTTCAGCCGACAACCTTAAAGGATGAAAAGCTTGCAGAAACGTTAAGAAAATTTAATTGTGATATCTTTGTCGTTGTAGCCTATGGGAAACTTATTCCCCGTTCAATCTTTTCAATTCCGCCACTGCAAACTATTAATCTCCATCCGTCGCTGCTACCAAAATATCGTGGTGCTGCACCTATTGAATGGGCGTTGTATAACGGTGAACAGCAGACCGGGGTTACCGTGCAACGTATCAATGAAGAGCTTGATGCAGGCGACATTGTGCTTCAATCAACGGTAACTATCGCCCCCAATGAAACAGCGGGCGAGCTTTATGAAAAAATTTTACCACTTGCAGCTGATATGCTGGTGAAAGCCATTGATGGTTTGCATGATGGCACCATTACGCCAGTGCCACAGGATCATTCACAGGCAACCTACTGTGGGAAAATTACCAGTGAAACTGCGCGAATAAACTGGAATATGCCATCGTCACATATTCATAATATGGTGCGGGCGTTTAATCCAAAGCCGGTAGCATGGACAACATTCCGTGGTAAAATTATAAAAATATGGAAAACTATGGTTAGCGATAGTTCCTGTTATAGTTCCACTGTACGCCCGGGCACAGTACTGGTGCATTCAAAGCGATTGTTTGTATGCACCGCTAATGGTAGTGTTGAAGTGCTGTCTTTACAACCTGAGACAAAAAAG includes:
- the fmt gene encoding methionyl-tRNA formyltransferase — protein: MKIGFFGTPEIASFCLEHLIQYYEIAFVVTSPDKPKGRGKHLLPPPVKEKALKYGIVCFQPTTLKDEKLAETLRKFNCDIFVVVAYGKLIPRSIFSIPPLQTINLHPSLLPKYRGAAPIEWALYNGEQQTGVTVQRINEELDAGDIVLQSTVTIAPNETAGELYEKILPLAADMLVKAIDGLHDGTITPVPQDHSQATYCGKITSETARINWNMPSSHIHNMVRAFNPKPVAWTTFRGKIIKIWKTMVSDSSCYSSTVRPGTVLVHSKRLFVCTANGSVEVLSLQPETKKPMDANAFINGYRLQEGDAFE
- the def gene encoding peptide deformylase; translated protein: MVTSTQHKLVFYGNKTLRSVAQEITQVTQEIRDLTDEMFAIMHKEQGIGLAAPQIDVPLQLLVIDIRSNKGPMMALINPRITAFSDETGGYEEGCLSLPGITADIIRPVSIQVEGIAINEKPVKFEASGLLARVLQHEIDHLNGKLFIDYLEDYKRKELSSQLKKIKKLNRE